AAAATTCTTAAATCAAAACTGCATGCtgatttggtttgggttgtttttgatTTTGTCCTTTTCATGTGTTGGAGTCAAAAGAAGGAGCAGCACAAATTCCTCATTGTGTTCCTCGTTAGTCTACAGTTTTCCTGTAAGACTGAAGCTCAAATGCTTCCCAGCCCTTCTTTGCATTTCACACGGCAGATGTCACCAGCCAATCCCATTCCATGCTTGTAGAATACTGGACTTAGAAAGAGCTAAAACTTGCACCTCTGCAGCCTTTTCTTGGCGTGTCAGGCCAAAATAAACCTTGTGtggaagggatgggaaaagaaatacccttgttttgggatttgtttgttaAACACTAGTTTTAATTTCCCTCCTTGCTTATTTCAAGCATCTTGCCCAACAGCGACAATTTCTGAGTTGTTACATTGTTTATTTCCCTGTCGTTCCCTGGTTTTGTCTTTCCCTGTTCTAATCAACAGCCAGAATTACCAAGATTTTCATCACTCATCTTCACGGCGACCACTTCTTTGGCCTTCCTGGGCTGCTGTGCACGCTCAGCCTCCAGAGTGACCCCGATGGCAGCAAAGCCCCTGTTGATATTTACGGGCCCCTGGGACTGCGGAGCTTCCTCTGGAGGAGCCTGGAGCTGTcccactcccagctcctcttcccctACACCGTCCACGAGCTCGTCCCCACGCAGGACCAGTGCCCCGCAGAAGAATTTAAGGACTTTTCTGGCTGGGACAGGGGTGAGGCGCTTCCCCAGGGCCCTCCAGGGAGAGTCCTGCACCTGGATCCAGGAGAGGACTCCTACTTGCTGGTGGAGGATGAGCAGCTGGTTGTGAGGGCGTTCCGCCTCTTCCACCGTGTGCCCTCCTTCGGCTTCGTGATGGAAGAGAAGCCCCGGCCCGGGAAGCTCAATGTGCAGAAACTGAAAGACCTCGGTAGATACTTTgacttatttttcctcttttcacttcttttaCCACTACCTTCCTACCTGTCCTAGCAAAGCAGAGCTGTAGTCTCTCTCCATAGTCTGTTTTAACTcgattttcccttttctgtcaACACATTTTGGCAGCTGACCCCCATGCAGCACCCTGAACTGGTGTGTAACACTGATGCCAGGGAATATCACAGACCATTTTCATGCTGGGAACAGCTAACAAGCTCAGGTGCCAAAGTTTAAACAGCTCAGCGCGGCTTTCAGAAAAACATATAGCTGTTGTATTTGCATGATTTTATTGACTTTAATACGAGCAATataactgggtttttttaatgtactttcCCTAAGCACGtatggctgccccatccctggcagtgtccaagcccaggctggagcaccctgggacagtgcaaggtgtccctgcccatggcaggatgAACTTTGAGGTGCCCTCCAACCCGAGCTATTCTAGGACCTGTGATTTTCTTCAAACACCCTTCCTGCTATGGTTACAGGCTCCTAATTTGTACGAAAATGTGAAATACCGCTTGATTTTTATACTGAGGTTGCACTCAATGAGACAGCTTCATGTCTAGCACATCTCAAGTGATGTTCAGGGCAACACTTAGGGGCTGTTTTGCCTTTGCCAGGAGTGCAGCCAGGCCCCCTGTACGGGAGGCTGAAGAGCGGGACCGCGGTTGTGCTGGAGGATGGAGCGACGGTGTCTCCCTGGGACGTGCTGGACGCGCCGGTGCCCGGCAGGAAGGTCTGCGTGCTGGGGGACTGCTCGGGGCCGCTGGGGGACACGGCCCTGcgcctgtgctggcaggcagaccTGCTGGTGCACGAGGCCACGCTGGGGGACAGCCAGCAGGACAAGGCGCGGCAGCACGGGCACAGCACCCCCGGCATGGCGGCGCAGCTGGCCCGGCGGTGCCGCGCCAGGCGGCTGGTGCTGACCCACTTCAGCCAGCGGTACCGGCCCGCCGGGCACGCCGGGCACGCCGGGCACGGCCACGCCGAGCTCAGCGAGCTCCAGAGGCAGGCGGAGGCCGTGCTGGATGGCCAGGAAGTGACGCTGGCCGAGGACTTCATGACCATAGAGATCCCACTGAAAAAGTGAAACCTGGGGGCTCTGTGGCCGTGGAAATTACAGTGAAAACTGGGGGTTTAATGACCATAGAGATCCCAGTGAAACAGTGAAAAGTGGGGACTCTGTGGCCATAAAGATCACAGTAAAAACGGTGGTGCTGGCAAGCGGAGCtgtctgtggggacagggggcagggtggggtgcacagcactggaggtgaACAGCAGGGCCTTTGTTACCCAAATCGGCTCTGTGGGACTGCAGGCTGGAGGTGGTTGTGTTGCTTCTGTAAAGCAAGAGGAGAGGATGCAGTTGGTAACTGGGGCTGTTGCTGTGCTCAAGGGCAGGAGCTTTTCTCATTCCCCACCTGCATATGaagttttctctgaaataaatagAGTTTAGGCCTCCTGTCAGTGTTTTTACTGAATTTTACAGTGTTTTTAGTGAATTACTCTTTAACAATTCAATCCATTCCAAGCTCTGAAGCATCAGCACTGCATTTTCATACCCAGTAACATTTTGGAAGCGTGCTCCGGAAGTCTCTAGGCAGATGGCAAGTAGTCTTTATTAAACTGTCCCtccaaatgcattttaaaagataaattattCTGATGGAAGCATGTTTTGTCTACAGAAACACCCCTGTGGGGGAATTCACCTGCACATGCCCAGTCTGTTTCTGCAGTGACTTTATTCTCTCCGTTAAGGGATGCACAGACCCGACTTTTATCTCCTGTCCTCCCCACCTCAAACCCAGAAGCTGGGATTTCCCAAGTTTCAGCTGAATTTGCTGCTCTGAAGCAAAGTCAATGCTCTTGACAAACCTGCCATGAGTATCCCCTAGGGTGTGGAAGCTGGAACACTTTGTAGCTGTTTGACCAGCATTGGGAACTCTGTCAGGTGTGagtgcagctgccagagcctgtGCTGGTACTCCTGGaggctgaaatgcagaaaagtcttcacagagaaagaaagggagtGTGATTCCCTGGTGTCCGGCTACGAGGATCACAGTGAATTCCAcgtgctgtccctgcccttcaAACAGACTCTGTCGTGCCTGTGGTTGTGGTAAATCACAACTGAATCAGACCAACATCCCTGTTTTTGCTTCAAATGTGCTTCAAATGCAGAGGAATTCTCTGATTCTTAAACCAATAATGCTGGGCAGAGTTGCAGACTTGAAGAACATGAGTCCTGGGGCAGAAGCTGGCTGatctctctgtttttctctcagGAATACCATGTGAAGGTGGCAGAGTCTGCGGATGATGCAGACAGGTTCTGTCTCCCTGCCAGTTGTCGTTCCTTTCTTTGATACAAACGATGGCACGTGCAGAGACCTTGGTACCACACTCTGTTTTGGGAGGTCAGGGGCTGAGCAgactccagctgtgctggggtctgTACAGGGAAACAACAGCTTAATACTTTCAGCTAAACCCACTCTGTCACATGTGCCTGTCACCGGGACACCCCAAAACTCCTGTTCTTACACCTGTccacagctgtggcagggggttCAGGACACCCCAAAACTCCTGTTCTTACACCTGTCCACAGCTGAGGCAGGGGGTTCAGGACACCCCAAAACTCCTGTTCTTACACCTGTCCACAGCTGAGGCAGGGGGTTCAGGACACCCCAAAACTCCTGTTCTTACACCTGTCCACAGCTGAGGCAGGGGGTTCAGGGCACAGCCTCAGGCCTCTGATTTCGGGTCTGGATCCTGGGTACAAACAGGGGTAAAGGACACCAAGGGAAGAGAGTATCAACACGAAGCGACAGGTCAGGGCCTCTCCATGTAAAAGGTTTGGGGACTTTGTTGCACAATTGAAATACCAGTGCAATTCCAATGCAATTTATTCAATATGGAAAGTCACAGGAGGAAATGTTCCTTTCCCCTGAACTGAGAAGAGCAGCTGAAGCCTGCTTAGTCTGTACTAAGGCCGGATCACTTGctatcaatttaaaaaattattgctTTTGGGTATGTCAGTGAATCAGAGTACCGGGGTTATGTAAAATTTCTATACttttaatttaatgtatttcagtgtttgaaaaaaaattgcagttgCCTCTTTTCTAGCAGGCCCGTGTGTCCTTGCTTACCATGCTCCACTCTCCTAAATCTGGATACCAAATGACTTCATAATTCTGACTGCTAATGAAACCTGAATTAAATTAATGGGAACATGTGTGCTGGTCAGGAAAGGTTTGGACCATAAATTGCCTATTTTCTCAATGAGTTTATCTTTCCATTAATCATCTCTTGATTACCAGAGAGCAAAATTCCTTTGCATTCAAACAGATCTGCCTGAGAGTTTCGCCTCACAAGGACTCTGCTGTGGACCATGAGGGAGTTTTAGCAAGTTCTGTGTATGTAAAGGaagatttcttaaaatttaatttgaaataagtaataagtaattttaaataagtatttttaagCATTACAAATAAGTCATTTTAAACATCCTTCTGCCTTCCTGGAACAGTTCCTCTAAGTTTAGTTCCTTTATTTTTTAGCTGTTGTCAGTGGAAGGACTTGTTAAAACTGCAGAAGAAGCATTTTATGCAGTGGGacccagggaggggaaggaaatgaGATGTGAGGAGTTTTGTAACAGCAGAGATGTTCCTGGCTGGCAGGACGAGCactgagcaggggagggaggctgAACATCCCtctgctgagggctgcaggggcttGGGGAGCTGTTGAGAAGGGAGTTCCTTGCAGCACAGAAGTACTGGCTGTCGagtgtgctgtgctctgtgtggaGGATGGGGAGCCCCAGCCTGAATCTGGGTTCTAAATCCAGCTGTAAAGGAAAATCCAGCTGTGGATGTTCCAGCCACCGGTATCAGCCCCTCCCCCTGGCCCACAGTGGGACCCTTCAGCTGCCAGTGCAGAAGGAGAAACATGACCTTGGCTTGGAAggggtttttgggggtgtttttggtttatttgggtttttttgtttagttgggtttttttgttttgtttgtttgtttttaaacagacCTCAAAAATAATTGGCTCTTACTGAGTTATGTTTGTTTGTAAGGGAAAGCATATTAATTATTTACCTGGGGTGGTTTGGTTCCAGAAATCTGTGTTCTGGCGAGGTGGTAGGGCCCACCCGGCTCTCCCTGAAATCAGTGGTTTGGCACAGAGTCACAGGGACAACctaatgcattttttattattgatACAAACACACTGCTTGGCACCTTGAGGCAGAGCAAGCGGCGGGAATTTGATCTGAGCGTtttggggagcagggtgggggcATAGTAACTGCTGTAGGAACCTTAGAACTGACTTAGAGCAGCATTTATAAACACAAGGAGTTACAGCAGAACCCATGGGACACCCAGCTCACCTGCCCTGGGATTTAGTGCAATTTTTGTGCTGCAGGGTGTGTCAGTCACACTGCCCCacactcctgctgcagccaccctgcGCGCGTCCCCgtgggctctgcagctccctcgCCCCTGCTCGTGAAGAGAAATGAAATACTGCCCCAAAGTTCACAACACCCTTGCATTTCCTCTCCTAAAAGCTGAATTTAACATGGTGTATGTATTCAGACTTACTATCTCCCATGCTGCACATGTGAGAAATCTGAACGTTTCCCTGTGTGGTTAATGTAtggctgtgctgtcctgggttgaaaaatgtaaccacaaatgtgtattctattttcatctgttgaagtcagttgggagatattgttccttatgtcttgtaactctaggggggaagagggtggatgccttctgttaatggacacctgataacaccagataaggcagggcctccttatctcctcctccacccatcctcctcccagggacatcccctgtgaatgggccattgaaggctctcacaggactgataacatcacctcatcccattgggagatgctccacccagcgggagcagccaaagcctttccaccgggataaaacagcaatcccaaacaccaagggagctgttcccactggattcccagaggatgactggagcctttcttgaggatcatctctgctccaacaaagccacatctgtcactgtgggaggactcactgcgggctgcttccaacaccctgagcaacagggtgtcaggtttgcattctgactctggcagtgctcctttgtactgttgcatttgtcttattttattctatttttacctttcttgtttgttctctctctattaaattgtgtttctgacttggagtctcaaTGGTTTTGCATTCAAACCAGCACAAGCACTCACCCCTGTATTTGAGGAAATCTTGGCTGAAGGGCTGCAGGTGGTTCTGTGGCCACAAAGGGAAGAGACTGAGCCCATTAACTGTTCAATTAGGGTATTTCTAATCCTGTACCTCGCAGAGGGAGGTGCTGGTGTGTGGTCTGTCTGATGTGGCAGGTGTGAGCACATGGAGTGCCTGTGCCATGGCCTGGGAGTCTGGCGTGGAACACTCCCTCTGACCTGGAGCTCTCCTCTCCCACCCGGAATTCCCTCAGATTCCCAGAAGCAGATAGTTTGCACCTCACTCGGATAATCCTGGCGTGGAGAGACTTCAATTACATCTACCCAGGAAGAGATGACAAATACAGCAGCATTACATATTGCCTTTCGACGCTAAGGCCTTCAGGATGTGGAAGAGAGTATAAATGACTGAATTGTGTAAGCATGAAATTTTGATAGGGTGatataacatttttttaaaattcccattACTCTTGGTTCTCACTGGAGTGGCTGTGACAGCACACCAGCACCTTGCCAAAATCCCCATGTATTCAGCAGAAATATGTTGCATTTTTCACGGGATAAGGTGCTTTGCACActttttccattctcttttgTATTCAAATGGTGGCTCAACACCACAGAGGCAGGAAGATGTTACATTCTATTTCTAAGgtatcttttccttttcagctgaGCTCCTCTGGGGAGTTGGCTTGTGCTGGGTGAGG
This genomic window from Prinia subflava isolate CZ2003 ecotype Zambia chromosome Z, Cam_Psub_1.2, whole genome shotgun sequence contains:
- the ELAC1 gene encoding zinc phosphodiesterase ELAC protein 1 — protein: MSLEITFLGTGSAFPTPARGASALVLRREGQCWLFDCGEGTQTQLMRSHLRAARITKIFITHLHGDHFFGLPGLLCTLSLQSDPDGSKAPVDIYGPLGLRSFLWRSLELSHSQLLFPYTVHELVPTQDQCPAEEFKDFSGWDRGEALPQGPPGRVLHLDPGEDSYLLVEDEQLVVRAFRLFHRVPSFGFVMEEKPRPGKLNVQKLKDLGVQPGPLYGRLKSGTAVVLEDGATVSPWDVLDAPVPGRKVCVLGDCSGPLGDTALRLCWQADLLVHEATLGDSQQDKARQHGHSTPGMAAQLARRCRARRLVLTHFSQRYRPAGHAGHAGHGHAELSELQRQAEAVLDGQEVTLAEDFMTIEIPLKK